The Methanosphaera sp. BMS genome contains a region encoding:
- a CDS encoding bifunctional precorrin-2 dehydrogenase/sirohydrochlorin ferrochelatase, which translates to MALTSLYLDMKDKNVLIIGTGSVGIRRARRFLKAQSNVNIVTKSIDEDVKDEFLEKGAHFYDNDQLDNLIDESDLIVVATDDIELNEKIALQANDKLINCSSDPSISNVIFPSTFDIGGVTISVYTGSKSPLMAKTLRKKIQSIITDEDIYYIQLQEYVRELLKANVDSQQDRKEYMLKINEDERVRELIQNNDIDEAKRYVKEIIEKF; encoded by the coding sequence ATGGCACTAACCTCATTATATTTAGATATGAAAGACAAGAATGTACTGATAATAGGTACAGGTTCGGTTGGAATAAGAAGGGCACGAAGATTTTTAAAGGCCCAGTCCAATGTCAACATAGTTACCAAATCAATTGATGAAGACGTTAAAGATGAATTTCTGGAGAAAGGTGCACATTTTTATGACAATGATCAATTGGACAATCTGATTGACGAATCAGATTTGATTGTTGTTGCCACAGATGACATCGAACTCAATGAGAAAATAGCACTCCAAGCAAACGATAAACTTATCAACTGTTCTAGCGATCCTTCAATCAGCAATGTGATATTTCCATCGACATTCGATATCGGCGGCGTGACAATATCCGTATACACCGGTTCCAAAAGTCCCTTAATGGCAAAAACACTCAGAAAAAAGATTCAAAGTATCATAACCGATGAGGATATTTATTATATTCAATTGCAGGAATATGTGAGAGAATTGCTGAAAGCGAACGTGGATTCACAGCAGGATAGAAAGGAATACATGCTTAAGATTAATGAAGATGAAAGAGTAAGAGAGCTTATCCAGAACAATGATATTGATGAAGCAAAAAGATATGTTAAAGAAATCATAGAAAAATTTTAA
- a CDS encoding methanogenesis marker 9 domain-containing protein — protein sequence MGWDDAPAHVCRGGDARGLAFCCPPVKPCPVHMKINEIGLTPQEFVKIKEDFAKKTKLKYGASTCFGSFVWCCKDSKPCPLRDMELQANGISHDEYMTLKKQLAEEILKHSNVNTVNYSDEDIQSLADTFNISFDEAKNELESSDNDLKTAIRNLRMKTL from the coding sequence ATGGGATGGGATGATGCACCAGCTCATGTATGTAGAGGAGGAGATGCACGTGGATTAGCATTCTGTTGTCCACCGGTTAAGCCATGTCCAGTACATATGAAAATTAATGAAATAGGGTTGACTCCACAGGAATTTGTAAAAATTAAAGAGGACTTTGCCAAAAAAACAAAACTTAAATATGGGGCAAGTACATGTTTTGGTTCATTCGTATGGTGTTGTAAAGATTCAAAGCCATGCCCACTAAGGGATATGGAACTACAGGCTAACGGCATCAGCCATGATGAGTACATGACTCTTAAAAAGCAGTTAGCTGAAGAAATATTAAAACATTCAAATGTTAATACTGTAAATTATTCTGATGAGGATATACAATCATTGGCGGATACATTTAACATATCATTTGATGAAGCAAAAAACGAATTAGAATCATCAGATAATGACTTGAAAACTGCAATAAGAAATCTTAGGATGAAAACATTATAG
- a CDS encoding tRNA-dihydrouridine synthase — MNVLSAMAGINDGEFCKKFTKQNVDIITLGGYNIDLETFKAGLENSVKYRQEFITCPHHLSEDINEQIDIIKEYNPKWKGKIAANMRAVSADSFKAIYKNTQLDIVEINAHCRQEATQDAGAGQALLKNEKLLLEMIDALCENTTFDISVKIRANVEDVDTLKIVESIQSYPVKYLHVDAFNPGIDEADYEIINRIASITDMHIIANNSVTSHERYQKMLDAGASSVSVARAALDGDITHIFQ; from the coding sequence ATGAATGTATTATCAGCAATGGCAGGAATTAATGACGGTGAATTTTGTAAGAAATTCACAAAACAAAATGTAGATATCATAACGCTAGGTGGATATAACATCGACTTGGAGACATTTAAAGCGGGACTGGAAAACTCTGTAAAATACAGGCAAGAATTTATCACATGTCCTCATCATTTATCAGAGGATATTAATGAACAGATAGATATCATAAAAGAATATAATCCAAAATGGAAAGGAAAAATAGCGGCAAACATGAGAGCAGTTAGTGCTGATTCATTCAAGGCAATATATAAAAATACACAATTGGATATCGTGGAAATAAATGCCCATTGTAGACAAGAAGCAACACAGGATGCGGGTGCAGGTCAAGCACTGCTCAAAAATGAGAAATTGTTGCTTGAAATGATAGACGCGTTATGTGAAAATACCACATTCGACATTAGTGTAAAGATAAGGGCCAACGTAGAAGATGTTGATACATTAAAAATAGTGGAATCCATTCAATCATATCCCGTCAAATATTTACATGTAGATGCATTTAACCCGGGCATAGATGAGGCGGATTATGAAATCATCAACAGGATAGCTTCAATTACAGATATGCATATCATAGCAAACAATAGCGTGACAAGTCATGAACGATATCAGAAAATGTTGGACGCAGGTGCAAGTAGCGTATCGGTAGCACGTGCAGCACTTGATGGAGACATTACCCATATATTTCAATAA